A window of Pirellula sp. SH-Sr6A contains these coding sequences:
- a CDS encoding tape measure protein, protein MAAKDIEAGRAHVLLSIRDRMQQGLKVAEKRLRQFGTMMATSGGVIGAGMGAALAWPIKLAANMEQTKTSFAVFLGDANLAEKKLKEIEQLGAETPFTFDQLKDGAQTLLNFGVSADALLPTLRNLGDVSGGDAERFSRLALAFGQVMGKGRLMGQEVNQMIEAGFNPLQEISRITGKSMAKLSEEMEAGQISSRMLATAFASASGPGGRFNGMMQKQSATLTGLFSTLMDNAAIVARALGNAMLPTLKTFTQIGITLSKVITNFVEKNGELFQTIGTVALVVVSVAGAFMGLGAVIMGASFAVGLIGSAIGSLVAVAAFVLSPMGILIGILVGLAVAAYSFRSELAILLAPLIAFIQPAIDALMVLWGIFTSTFNGIVAAMRSGDIEGAAAIAWAGFQALAWTALDSLLGGVWEATGSIGKAILAGRWDLMAAIAMGNVRLTVLKAWNGIKFFWDMAATGMGTVWDGIVWGMRTAFRTMVFGIAQSIVWIGQRFYDLLGYLEPIFEYIGKKDLFNTVRESFNGQGIGNVLSEMQAQAQREDDKAYNASMRRRDAANLSNMGQRAAAEKKLQDELNQYQQEANQAAAEQGLNTLGDKARQAQEALNNALNAANAERERKEASAEQMAGGPQALLAGATGAVKGGAPNSGTFSALGSMLSGLGRNTAMESTAKNTGELVKIAKEKKREEREGMKD, encoded by the coding sequence ATGGCAGCCAAAGACATAGAAGCGGGTAGAGCTCACGTCCTCTTGAGTATTCGAGACCGCATGCAGCAGGGCCTCAAAGTAGCTGAGAAACGACTACGACAGTTCGGTACCATGATGGCAACGAGTGGCGGTGTCATTGGCGCCGGGATGGGGGCTGCGCTCGCATGGCCCATCAAGCTCGCTGCCAACATGGAGCAAACGAAGACATCCTTTGCGGTGTTCCTCGGCGATGCAAACCTCGCTGAGAAGAAGCTCAAAGAGATCGAGCAGTTGGGGGCTGAAACCCCATTCACATTCGACCAACTCAAAGACGGTGCACAAACGTTGCTCAATTTTGGGGTGAGCGCCGACGCCCTGTTACCAACGCTTAGGAATCTCGGAGATGTATCGGGAGGAGATGCCGAGCGTTTTTCCCGCCTCGCTCTCGCATTTGGCCAAGTCATGGGTAAAGGTCGTCTGATGGGCCAGGAAGTCAATCAGATGATTGAAGCCGGTTTCAATCCACTTCAGGAGATTTCGCGGATCACTGGCAAATCTATGGCCAAGCTTTCCGAGGAAATGGAAGCAGGTCAAATCTCCTCTCGAATGCTCGCCACGGCTTTTGCTTCCGCTTCCGGGCCCGGTGGTCGGTTCAATGGGATGATGCAGAAGCAGTCCGCGACACTCACCGGGTTGTTCTCCACGTTGATGGATAATGCCGCGATCGTTGCTCGGGCACTTGGCAATGCAATGCTCCCAACGCTGAAGACATTCACCCAGATTGGAATCACGCTTTCGAAGGTCATCACCAACTTCGTGGAGAAGAATGGGGAGTTGTTCCAAACGATTGGTACCGTGGCTCTCGTGGTCGTCTCGGTTGCGGGGGCATTCATGGGGCTCGGTGCTGTCATCATGGGAGCATCGTTCGCTGTCGGGCTGATTGGCTCCGCAATCGGGTCACTGGTTGCCGTGGCCGCATTTGTTCTGAGCCCGATGGGAATTCTCATCGGCATCCTCGTGGGGCTGGCTGTCGCCGCCTATTCGTTTCGGTCCGAGTTGGCCATCCTATTGGCTCCGCTGATCGCATTTATCCAGCCTGCGATTGACGCACTAATGGTTCTATGGGGGATCTTTACAAGTACTTTCAACGGAATCGTGGCCGCGATGCGATCCGGCGATATTGAAGGTGCTGCCGCGATCGCTTGGGCTGGGTTTCAAGCTCTCGCTTGGACTGCTCTCGATTCGTTGCTCGGTGGGGTATGGGAAGCGACTGGCTCCATCGGTAAAGCAATTCTCGCAGGGCGATGGGACCTGATGGCAGCCATCGCCATGGGCAACGTTCGTTTGACGGTCTTGAAGGCGTGGAATGGAATCAAGTTCTTTTGGGACATGGCAGCTACCGGTATGGGGACGGTTTGGGATGGCATCGTGTGGGGGATGCGCACTGCCTTTCGCACGATGGTGTTTGGCATCGCACAATCCATCGTTTGGATTGGCCAACGGTTCTATGATTTGCTCGGCTACCTCGAACCCATCTTTGAGTACATCGGTAAGAAAGACCTCTTCAATACAGTTCGAGAAAGCTTCAACGGTCAAGGGATCGGAAATGTCCTCTCGGAAATGCAGGCCCAAGCCCAACGAGAAGATGACAAGGCCTACAACGCCAGCATGAGACGACGTGACGCCGCGAACCTTAGCAATATGGGCCAACGAGCCGCTGCGGAGAAGAAGCTGCAAGACGAGTTGAATCAATACCAACAAGAGGCCAACCAAGCGGCAGCCGAGCAAGGTTTGAATACTCTCGGAGATAAGGCCCGGCAGGCCCAGGAAGCTCTTAACAACGCACTCAATGCCGCCAATGCGGAACGAGAGAGAAAAGAAGCGAGCGCAGAGCAAATGGCGGGAGGCCCGCAGGCACTCCTTGCAGGAGCAACGGGTGCGGTAAAGGGTGGTGCACCGAATTCCGGAACGTTCTCAGCACTCGGTTCGATGCTATCCGGATTAGGCAGGAATACCGCGATGGAATCCACGGCGAAGAACACCGGGGAACTCGTGAAGATCGCGAAAGAAAAGAAGCGTGAGGAACGCGAAGGGATGAAGGATTAG
- a CDS encoding terminase gpA endonuclease subunit gives MVASDDDSPGDRYRRRKERERQRQADQSREGRDIGPIPKVKDAKLRERCIKSFRAFCEVCFPAKFKIDWSPDHIEVLARIQACIVDGQLYTLAMPRGSGKTTIVQVACLWAILTGRRKYVALIGADRDAAIKLLVALKAELESNDRLLELFPEAVFPIRALQGRGNKAIGQLHLGKRTHIEWKGPRIVFPTVRAKVDEDAGKGPKRPSAAKRKSTKEPPVAETEVDREENGVDRANLTPCSGAVIECCGILGRVRGMNHTTPAGEQIRPDLFVLDDPQTDRSAVSTSQVNRRLSIITGAVLGLAGPDVAIAGFATVTVIAKDDVADQLLDREKFPDWQGKRYQLVYKWPDRMDLWEQYAVLRAEGLRTEGSFAAATEWYLQNRDEMDRGSKVSWDGRYKPGEISALQSAFNQKLRSPATFDAEFQNSPQDQTIDVEMISIESIESKISNYARSELPIEANLITAFIDVQGQLLYYIVVGWEKDTYSGWVLEYGTWPEQVAKHFSLRNAQSTLTRKYPRRGLEGRLTAGLNDLINYLAECRYSVPSQQSDPRTASIELIGIDQAWGPSTKTVRAICAGHPKRQLLLPCQGKAFDVGARNLNEWAIKPGELRGDNWIVKHSTDGGRHCLADSNAFKSFVNARLNVATGDPGSLSLYRPRLATEHRLIAEHWRAEKPQTRSDGDRSIEKWVLPPAKPDNHWWDGLYWSAVLASIRGARLGSIIKLEPKRVKKPKRRPTKLIA, from the coding sequence ATGGTCGCCTCTGATGATGACTCGCCTGGCGATCGGTACCGACGCCGGAAGGAGCGGGAACGACAACGCCAGGCGGATCAGTCCCGCGAGGGTCGCGATATTGGCCCCATCCCGAAGGTAAAGGATGCGAAGCTCCGGGAACGGTGCATCAAGTCGTTTCGAGCGTTCTGCGAAGTTTGCTTTCCTGCCAAATTCAAAATCGACTGGTCTCCGGATCACATCGAGGTTCTCGCCCGGATCCAGGCCTGTATCGTCGACGGCCAGCTCTACACGTTGGCCATGCCGCGTGGATCCGGGAAAACGACCATTGTTCAGGTCGCATGCCTCTGGGCGATTCTCACCGGCCGTCGAAAGTACGTCGCACTCATCGGCGCCGATCGCGACGCGGCAATCAAGCTCTTGGTGGCCCTCAAAGCCGAACTGGAATCTAACGACCGGCTGCTCGAACTCTTCCCAGAAGCGGTGTTTCCGATCCGAGCCCTACAGGGACGCGGGAACAAGGCGATTGGCCAACTTCACCTCGGCAAACGCACACACATCGAGTGGAAGGGGCCTCGGATCGTTTTCCCGACCGTTCGGGCCAAAGTAGACGAGGACGCGGGAAAAGGCCCAAAACGGCCCTCAGCCGCGAAGCGAAAGAGCACCAAAGAACCCCCTGTGGCTGAAACGGAGGTCGATCGCGAGGAAAATGGAGTCGATCGCGCAAACCTCACCCCATGCTCGGGTGCGGTAATCGAATGCTGCGGGATCCTCGGGAGAGTCCGGGGAATGAACCACACGACGCCTGCCGGAGAGCAAATTCGGCCCGACCTATTCGTGCTGGACGATCCCCAGACGGACCGTTCGGCCGTCTCGACGAGTCAGGTCAACCGAAGGCTTTCCATCATCACCGGTGCAGTACTCGGTTTGGCGGGGCCCGATGTCGCGATCGCAGGGTTCGCAACGGTAACCGTGATCGCCAAGGATGATGTCGCGGATCAATTGCTCGACCGCGAGAAGTTTCCCGATTGGCAAGGAAAACGCTACCAGCTGGTATACAAGTGGCCAGACCGTATGGACCTATGGGAACAGTACGCTGTTCTCCGGGCCGAAGGCCTCCGGACCGAAGGTTCGTTTGCCGCAGCGACCGAATGGTATCTGCAGAATCGCGACGAGATGGATCGTGGTTCCAAAGTCTCTTGGGACGGACGGTACAAGCCTGGCGAGATATCCGCCCTCCAATCCGCGTTCAATCAGAAGCTCCGATCCCCAGCGACGTTCGACGCAGAGTTTCAGAACAGTCCGCAGGATCAAACAATCGATGTCGAAATGATTTCGATCGAATCGATCGAATCGAAGATTTCGAACTATGCCCGCAGCGAGCTCCCGATCGAAGCGAATCTCATCACCGCCTTTATCGATGTTCAGGGCCAACTTCTGTATTACATCGTCGTGGGATGGGAGAAAGATACTTACTCCGGATGGGTACTGGAGTATGGCACCTGGCCGGAACAAGTCGCGAAACATTTTTCCCTTCGAAACGCACAATCCACGCTCACTCGAAAGTATCCTCGCCGTGGGCTAGAAGGGCGTTTGACGGCTGGCCTGAATGATTTGATCAACTACTTGGCGGAATGCCGTTACTCGGTACCGTCCCAACAGTCCGACCCTCGCACCGCGTCAATCGAGTTGATCGGAATCGACCAGGCCTGGGGACCGTCGACCAAAACGGTGAGGGCTATCTGTGCTGGCCATCCTAAAAGGCAATTGCTGCTCCCATGCCAGGGTAAGGCCTTCGACGTCGGGGCGAGGAACCTCAACGAGTGGGCCATCAAACCGGGTGAGCTTCGAGGTGACAATTGGATCGTGAAACACAGCACCGACGGTGGTCGCCATTGCCTCGCGGATAGTAATGCGTTTAAATCATTCGTGAATGCACGGCTAAACGTCGCGACGGGTGACCCTGGGTCGCTCTCTCTCTATCGTCCACGTTTGGCCACCGAACATCGATTGATCGCGGAACACTGGCGAGCGGAAAAACCGCAAACCCGATCCGACGGGGATCGAAGTATTGAGAAGTGGGTATTGCCTCCAGCCAAACCAGACAACCACTGGTGGGACGGGCTTTATTGGAGTGCAGTACTCGCGAGCATTCGCGGTGCACGACTTGGTTCGATCATCAAGTTGGAACCGAAACGCGTGAAGAAGCCAAAGCGAAGGCCAACAAAACTCATCGCATAG
- a CDS encoding DNA-methyltransferase, which yields MPRTASKVSPCANTAWRPAARPPLPLKPYYSKEGITLYHADNRHILPYLDTFDLLLTDPPYGIKADRCGGRQQAKKGKGTWRDYGDTNWDESRPPASVFALMLERTKQQIIWGGNYFSDYLTPSMRWLVWDKGQRKFSLADCEFAWTNQRKAARIFTYSRSKALQDGKVHPTQKPLALMEWCLGFAKDARTVLDPFAGSGTSLLACKRLGMTAVGIEINEAYCEEAAKRLEAS from the coding sequence ATGCCCCGAACCGCAAGCAAGGTTTCCCCCTGCGCGAACACTGCCTGGCGTCCCGCAGCTCGCCCGCCCCTCCCGCTCAAGCCCTACTACAGCAAGGAGGGTATCACGCTCTACCACGCGGACAATCGCCACATCCTCCCGTACCTCGACACGTTCGATTTGCTTCTCACGGATCCGCCGTATGGGATCAAAGCGGACCGATGTGGCGGACGTCAACAAGCGAAGAAAGGAAAGGGGACGTGGCGTGACTATGGAGACACCAACTGGGACGAATCCCGCCCACCGGCATCGGTCTTTGCGTTGATGCTCGAGCGCACCAAGCAACAGATCATTTGGGGCGGAAACTACTTTTCCGATTACCTCACGCCCTCCATGCGATGGTTGGTATGGGACAAGGGCCAGCGCAAGTTCTCGCTCGCAGATTGTGAGTTCGCCTGGACCAATCAACGAAAGGCGGCTCGAATTTTCACGTACTCGCGCTCGAAAGCCCTACAGGATGGAAAGGTTCACCCGACCCAGAAGCCACTTGCATTGATGGAGTGGTGCCTCGGGTTTGCGAAAGATGCCCGCACGGTCTTGGATCCATTCGCTGGATCCGGAACGTCGTTGCTTGCGTGCAAACGGTTAGGCATGACGGCCGTTGGAATTGAAATCAACGAAGCCTACTGCGAAGAAGCAGCAAAGCGATTGGAGGCGAGCTAA
- a CDS encoding DUF4326 domain-containing protein has protein sequence MSDLITQPMRIQRKRVKGWRLPANTVCVTRPGPWGNPFGSASEFNEAVECCSELRHVPEWMDFEKGQRILWIIEHMDELKGKNLACYCPPEKRCHADMLLIWSNL, from the coding sequence ATGTCTGACTTGATCACACAACCGATGCGAATTCAACGAAAGCGAGTCAAGGGATGGAGACTACCGGCGAACACGGTTTGCGTAACTCGTCCAGGTCCGTGGGGAAATCCATTCGGATCCGCATCAGAGTTTAACGAAGCGGTCGAGTGCTGTTCTGAACTACGCCATGTTCCGGAGTGGATGGATTTTGAGAAAGGGCAACGCATACTTTGGATCATTGAGCATATGGATGAGCTCAAAGGTAAAAACCTCGCTTGCTACTGTCCCCCGGAAAAGCGATGCCATGCAGATATGCTTCTAATTTGGTCAAACCTGTAG
- a CDS encoding DUF5131 family protein: MENTKIEWATHTFNPWMGCVKVSPACKYCYAERDMDRRLGIARWGEHGTRVVTGEEYWRKPMKWEREAREKGVRYRVFCASLADVFEDWTGQVHHSSGVPMWRMNVPDGNDECWGYKEVLDDPNTGTPLHLDDIRRRLFQVIDATPSIDWLLLTKRPENIPRFWPSLWVSHPMPNYMGHADRMRSRYRTNVWLGTSVENQEFGEKRLPELMKCRKFAPVLFLSCEPLLGPVDLRSIANACRNCDDIGGCDCDYPPLGIDWVIAGGESGLEARPSHPAWFQGLSEQCKKHNVPFLFKQWGEWLPASQGGNNGAVHEWPDGEISINVGKHYAGRKLDGEVHDEFPHSSIGVEHV, encoded by the coding sequence ATGGAAAACACAAAAATTGAATGGGCCACGCACACATTCAATCCGTGGATGGGATGCGTCAAAGTAAGCCCCGCGTGCAAGTACTGCTATGCGGAACGCGACATGGATCGGAGATTAGGAATTGCGAGGTGGGGGGAGCATGGAACACGCGTTGTTACCGGCGAGGAGTACTGGCGTAAGCCGATGAAATGGGAGCGAGAGGCAAGAGAGAAGGGAGTTCGCTACCGGGTCTTTTGTGCATCCCTCGCGGATGTGTTTGAAGATTGGACAGGCCAGGTGCACCACTCCTCCGGAGTCCCAATGTGGCGAATGAATGTTCCGGATGGAAATGATGAGTGCTGGGGATACAAAGAAGTACTTGACGATCCGAACACGGGAACACCGCTGCATTTGGACGATATCCGGCGGCGTTTGTTTCAGGTGATCGACGCGACCCCAAGCATCGATTGGTTGTTGCTCACCAAGAGACCGGAGAACATTCCTCGGTTCTGGCCTTCATTGTGGGTTTCACACCCAATGCCAAACTATATGGGCCACGCGGATAGAATGAGATCCAGGTACCGGACAAACGTGTGGCTTGGTACATCGGTTGAGAATCAGGAGTTCGGGGAGAAGCGACTTCCTGAGTTGATGAAGTGCCGCAAATTCGCGCCTGTATTGTTTCTCTCCTGCGAACCCTTGTTGGGGCCGGTCGACCTTCGATCAATCGCTAACGCATGTCGCAACTGCGACGATATCGGAGGGTGCGATTGCGACTATCCGCCGTTGGGGATCGATTGGGTTATAGCGGGCGGCGAGAGCGGCTTAGAGGCTCGGCCAAGTCATCCGGCGTGGTTTCAAGGGTTGAGCGAACAATGCAAGAAGCACAACGTTCCGTTTTTGTTCAAACAATGGGGCGAGTGGCTACCTGCGAGCCAGGGCGGGAACAATGGAGCCGTTCACGAATGGCCCGATGGCGAGATTTCGATCAACGTGGGAAAGCACTACGCGGGCCGGAAACTAGACGGGGAAGTGCATGATGAATTCCCCCATTCATCGATCGGAGTTGAACATGTCTGA
- a CDS encoding helix-turn-helix domain-containing protein codes for MTDSIKQAEFDFNKADRLGWINEAELPTGQAVDGATVAPQTMKHMLRAIENHLGKNEWAWPSQQTLAGELGCTERTIRRATEALEAMSLLITQRRKNPHGTVSLHYRIVWTELAMLEPSRRARWRDLMQSQRASRSIPRSTDSDQTPRQVASALANTDETPRTSHVGPALIHADRSLDRSDMHLPQPVMRSDRPDIEEDQPDIVTKQPDTMSGKPLLNHQPRNTPPPLSSSLERTWGEVEEEIRKLGVAKARECIADARIAGVELHEIEAILARYRETIRSYRDHWQCPPYVLLRRIQSQRPGMDIAIGWIGGLVPASERNRMQVDRAREQSRESRTKLFETIHKPDRPASADDPEWIEAMKKLGISKSK; via the coding sequence ATGACGGACTCCATCAAGCAAGCGGAATTTGATTTCAACAAAGCGGATCGCTTGGGTTGGATCAATGAAGCGGAGCTACCCACCGGCCAAGCAGTGGACGGAGCCACGGTAGCACCGCAAACGATGAAACACATGCTCCGAGCGATCGAAAATCACTTGGGGAAGAACGAGTGGGCTTGGCCCTCTCAACAGACACTCGCTGGCGAGCTCGGATGCACAGAACGAACCATCCGGCGCGCAACCGAAGCACTTGAAGCGATGAGCCTCCTCATCACTCAACGACGAAAGAACCCGCACGGAACGGTATCACTCCACTACCGGATCGTGTGGACAGAACTCGCCATGCTTGAGCCCTCGCGAAGAGCACGATGGCGAGACCTTATGCAGAGCCAACGCGCGTCGCGTTCGATCCCTCGATCGACCGACAGCGACCAAACCCCTCGGCAGGTTGCGAGCGCGTTGGCCAACACGGATGAAACCCCTCGGACATCCCATGTTGGCCCTGCGTTGATTCATGCTGATCGGTCCCTCGATCGATCGGACATGCATCTACCTCAACCGGTCATGCGGTCCGACCGACCGGACATAGAGGAAGACCAACCGGACATTGTGACGAAGCAACCGGACACTATGTCCGGTAAACCATTATTAAACCACCAACCTAGAAACACTCCTCCTCCTCTCTCTTCAAGTCTGGAGAGAACTTGGGGGGAGGTGGAGGAGGAGATTCGTAAGCTCGGTGTCGCCAAGGCTCGCGAGTGCATCGCGGATGCTCGCATCGCAGGAGTGGAGCTCCACGAGATCGAAGCAATCCTAGCCCGGTATCGCGAGACGATTCGTTCCTATCGAGATCACTGGCAATGCCCACCCTACGTGTTGCTTCGCCGGATCCAGTCCCAACGGCCAGGAATGGATATCGCAATCGGATGGATCGGAGGTTTGGTACCCGCCTCAGAGCGGAATCGAATGCAGGTCGATCGAGCACGCGAGCAATCGCGTGAGTCCCGCACCAAGCTGTTCGAAACGATTCATAAGCCGGATAGACCGGCGAGTGCAGACGATCCCGAGTGGATCGAAGCAATGAAGAAGCTCGGAATTTCTAAATCGAAGTGA
- a CDS encoding tyrosine-type recombinase/integrase, producing the protein MSTLPDRSLRTEPTLRLFHPSSEAPIRPPSHHPPNPPRRRKKRRSLRFVYERYVKPAMLTEGVTPKHMADVERHLASWEAFWVSYKASTPIEQRITYPLLPGIKREHLEIWRRHLVSTGLANRTVNKYLGSIRTLLVNAEKHTVLRSRPKLERLPERKKFNDRKLYFRDQQFDALMLSAASLRWPSPKAIGMPTGAWWQCALVLYRSYGFRVQELLAYERGKQPLTWENICLDSETPNPMSEETNEFGWLFYTPPKTKRFKAEPIYLPLTRYTRAAIDRLAAVPHGPTDQLFRMPRAQQSFFRAWYELLDLAKVKPKIPGVQFCPYHFRKTCATHLSRHKNGLATAVCRWGSSRDHDGEGSREAQVAMDHYICDDMLLRELHTAPWPSSFEQILNPTT; encoded by the coding sequence ATGTCAACACTACCCGATCGTTCACTGCGGACCGAACCAACTCTTCGGCTATTTCACCCAAGCTCCGAAGCCCCAATTCGGCCTCCGTCACACCATCCTCCCAATCCTCCCCGAAGGCGGAAGAAACGCCGGTCGCTGCGGTTCGTTTACGAACGCTACGTCAAACCGGCGATGCTTACCGAAGGAGTTACCCCCAAGCACATGGCCGATGTCGAGCGACACTTGGCAAGCTGGGAAGCGTTCTGGGTAAGCTACAAAGCTTCCACGCCAATCGAGCAGCGGATCACTTATCCGCTGCTACCTGGCATCAAGCGCGAGCACCTCGAAATCTGGCGTCGACATCTCGTGTCGACCGGGTTGGCAAACCGAACGGTGAACAAGTACCTCGGCTCGATTCGCACATTGCTAGTGAACGCGGAAAAACACACGGTTCTGCGGTCTCGTCCGAAGTTGGAGCGACTTCCCGAGCGGAAGAAATTCAACGATCGGAAGCTCTACTTCCGCGATCAACAATTCGATGCACTGATGTTGTCCGCTGCTTCGCTCCGCTGGCCATCGCCCAAGGCGATCGGGATGCCAACCGGGGCTTGGTGGCAATGTGCTCTCGTCCTCTACCGATCCTACGGATTCCGGGTGCAGGAATTGCTCGCCTACGAGCGAGGCAAGCAACCGCTCACATGGGAGAACATCTGTCTGGACTCAGAGACTCCGAACCCCATGAGCGAAGAGACCAACGAGTTCGGATGGTTGTTTTACACACCACCCAAGACCAAGCGATTCAAAGCGGAGCCGATCTACCTGCCCTTAACGCGGTACACGCGAGCGGCAATCGATCGACTGGCAGCCGTGCCGCACGGGCCGACCGATCAACTCTTCCGGATGCCTCGAGCGCAGCAAAGCTTTTTCCGAGCCTGGTACGAGTTACTCGACCTGGCAAAGGTCAAGCCAAAGATTCCGGGCGTGCAGTTTTGCCCGTACCACTTTCGAAAAACGTGTGCGACGCATCTCAGTCGCCACAAGAACGGTCTAGCAACAGCAGTCTGTCGCTGGGGCTCCTCGCGAGATCACGACGGCGAGGGCTCGCGAGAGGCTCAGGTTGCGATGGACCATTACATCTGCGACGACATGCTGCTACGCGAGCTACACACGGCCCCATGGCCTAGCTCGTTCGAGCAGATTCTTAATCCAACGACCTGA